CTCTCGAACTTGTTTTCAAATATGGCCTCAAATCTGGATCACACTCTGCCTCGGGTAATACtgaattttcttcaataataaCTAATGTGTATATTCGAGTTTTTAGTAGTTCATGAAGTGCTTGCCGAAATTCGAAACGTGACCATTCTGTCTCAATAAAGTTTCTCGTCAATATCAGAATAATCCGTTTCGAAGCTTCGGCTGCTTCCTGAAGTGGAACTGTGCACTGCATATAAGCTCCACCATGCTGCGGGATATCTCTATAATGTAGACACAAGTGATATGAAGGGCTTCCATTTTCTAATTCAGCTGCTAACGTTTGAATAACAAAATCATCATCCTTAGGGCTGTAGCACACATAAGCATCGTATAATTTATCAGTGTCGTCGTATGCTCCAGTGAATGGAAACAATCTTATTCCACAGCTTGTATACATCCATAACCGAATAGTGTCTCTAAACAAGAACATAACAAGGATGACTAGCATGATCAGCATGAATCCAGTGACCGTAGTAACCATCATAGGCATGTAATTTGAGACCAGCATGTTATCTATTACAGAATCTCCGGCGTAATAGTCGCTGCATATTGTGccattaagattcaactcttTCTTTTGTGGCAACTGAGAGTCTGTATTCCAACACCACACGTCTGATACATCAAGAATTTTATGTACGTTCTCAGATATAAAGGCAGTAAATCTTTGTAAATATCTGCATTTGCAAGACCACATGTTGTTACCAAGGGAAAGtgcgtttaattttaaattattatttaaattccaaACAGAGAAATCTATTAGTCTATTGCCAtctattcttaaaattttaagtgaatATAATGTTGAAAATGTTGAGTTACCGATAtgactaataaaattatcttgcAAATATAGCTCGTTAAGCTGTGTCAAATGTTCAAACTCGTACccatttaaatgttttaatttattgtttccgAGATGCAAAATAATGAGGGAAGATAAACCAGCAAACGTCCTATTCTGAATGTTTTCAACTTCGCTCGAATTTACATAAAGTGATCTCATATTTTTTCTGCCGATGAAtgcataattttgtaattctttAAAGTCATTACCGTCCAAATAGACCTCGGTAGCGTCCATGGGTATCTTCTCTGGAATTTCAATAGCACGTTGGCTTGAACAATCGACTACGTTTGTATGCCAAGTCGGGTCATGGTAGCAAGAGCAATTGTTTGGACAAGTCATTTGACAGTCACACGCAACGTAATCACAACAATGGCATAATGTGAAGCAATGTGTCTCGTATGTACACAAGAAATCTGTTGATTTCAGGTTACTAAGCGGTATGTGTGTTACGCCTCTAGTGTGTGTCATTTTGCACAGCACATTTTCCAGATCCATTATTCTAGGGTGTTGTCTCATTGCAGtcatattgtttattaaaggCAACCATTCCATAGAGCAATCACAGTTAAACGGATTTCCTCCGATATAGAACTCAGGCAGCGATTTGTTTGAAGGAACCGGGGACAACCGGAGGCTGTTGATATCTAAATGAGATATCTCATTTGCGTAAATATCGACTCTAGTTAGATTGCGTTTCTCCATAAACGTGTTTACTCCTATATTGTTTATGtggttattattaataaacagcAATTCAACGCTGTTTGGAATTGCAAATGGTGTTATTTCGACAATTCTATTATGGCTAACATCTAATGTTTTTATGTGAATTTCGTCTTGCAGTTTATAATAGTTTCCTAAGTGTTCAATAAAATTTCCATGAACGTCAAGCCATTTCAAGTTGCTAGGTACAAAAGCGTAATCGAACCAAACTAAGTGATTTTCTGACAAATTGAGccataataaacttaataatgtTGAAAATACTCCATTGATATCTGATACGAAATTTCCATCAAGCCTAATGGCTTCCAGTTGCttatttctttgaaaactGCCTCTTTCTATagcttgtattttatttttagcaagATTAAGAACTTGTAAACTTGGTAAATCCCAAAACATTCCAACCGAAAGGTTACCTATCTGATTGTCGATCAACCTCAAACCAGTTAGTTGATCTAAATTTCTAAAGGATCCATTTTTGATATCTGATATCTGATTTTCACCGAGATCTAACGTTTTCAATAGAGATAATTCCCAAATGGCTGAAGGGACATCTGTTAGCTGATTCGAACTTAGGTCCAATTCCTTTAAATCTGAGCAATTTTTGAACGCTCTTGGgtctatatttataagtaggttattattaagattaagTTTACTTAGTACAAACAATCCATTAAATAGGAACTCATCTATTGTGTGTAAGCGATTCTCAGCTAAATTTAATGTATGCAAATTATACAAAGGaagaaaagtattttcttcaatataaCCAATAGAATTATTCCTTAAATCTAatatttgtaagaaaaataaatccttGAACGTTTTCCCGTCTATTCTCGTCAAGGCATTATTAGATAAATTCAGAATGACTAAGCGTATAAGGCCAATAAACGTTCCACCGTCGATATGAGCGCTCGAGAGCTGATTATTCGATAAATCTAAGACAAGCAGCTGTTCTAATCGGTGGAAAACGCCCCTGGCTAATTCAAACAGGagattattattcaaatacacCTCTCGTAATTCTTTCGTGCTAGCGAACGTGCCTTCAGGTATAAACTGGAGGTTGTTGtaggaaatatttaatattcgcAGTGAAATAAGCCCATTAAACGTTTCACCTGAAATATCACTGATGTTATTATGTTGTAGTTTCAGCTCTTGAAGCCGCCTTAATCCAGTTATCTCAGATTCCTCAGTGAGAGACTTAAGTTCATTGTGACTCAAGTCTAAGCTTCGCAGTCCGGAACCACAGGCTTTCCCAAATCCGAGGCGGTCGACACTTCTTAATCTATTCTGAGTGACATTCAATACTTGTAAATTGTCCAATGGGCAAAAAACGTCGGATGGAATAGCTTTCAGGTTGTTATTTCCCAAATCAAGGGTTTGTAATTCTCGCAATCCGTTAAAAGTCCCAAGAGAAAGCTCTAGGTTTTTGTTGGGGCTCCAATCATTGTTTTTTGATCGAATTGATAACTTTTTCAGTTCACGTAATCCTTCGAACGCGTTTCCCGGTATCCGAAGAAGTTTACAGTTTTGTAGCACAAGTTCTGCGAGTGATggaaatctttgaaaatagtttgcCTCTAGATAACTTTCGAAAAGAAGTAGTTGGTTGCACTCGACGATCAGTCGTTTAGTAGTCTCCGAAGGCGCAGATGCTAAAGAAGATCCATCGGCGTCGAGCGTCCGCACCCTGCACAAGGTGCCACCTTCGTCGTCTTTGGGCAGATGATTACAATTATCCACGCCTTTCGGTGCATATGCGGCATTGACACCCAAAGTCACTAACAAAAGCGTCAGCAATTGAAACATTTTCTACACACATTTGTCTATTCCGAATATAATATCTTAACTAAAACAGTCACTTGATCACTAAAATATCCATTTGATACTAAACAGACGTCATCTGTAATTGTTTTTCACTTCACTGGTTTATGTTTACGTCGCGGTGCACGTACGGCCGGTGTCGGAGGCGACGCAGACGCGTGCCATCCCCATCGTGGTTCGTGTGCGACTGACGAGCCGCTTGGCCTGCCAGTTTGGCGAGAGTGGTGCGCTCATAACCGCCCCCCTCGGCTGCACTCCCCCCGCAAACCCTACTCCCACATAGTTACACGTTCCCTCGCATGGCGCCACTTGCGCGCCCAACCGCTCTCGCACAATTATGTAATGTTTTCTTAATCGAGCCACTGCTTCGGGTTAAAAAAGGAAACCTGTGCTGAGAGAATTATTATAGAGACAACACGGTGTTCAAACGACTTTTGAATTGAGGTAATTATAGACGTTCTACAAGTCTTTCATTGCAAGTTTAATTGGTACTTTCATGTTTCTTCATTCCGACAAGTCTTTGTATcgattaattttatgaaacttttGCCTAGAATAAACAGTTACAAAACGAAAgaataaataacaacaaagTGATAATCAGAAACTTGTATCTACCGCACTATGGGTACCCTTAATTCTTTTTGCTGTCACTTATTGAATTCCCTACTCACATACTTTGGCAAAGATACCCAATAAAGCTTGTTTGGTGTCATGCGCCCTTCCACATATTTTTGTCTAGAGAAACGCACAGAATTTTCAAATAGAAAACGGCGAGGGATTTTAGGCTACAAATTCCGGTATCTCGTACGGACTGGAAGAGGTGCAAAGTTCGTGGGAGTTGATAATTTGATTTCCTTGTTCGACACGTAAAGTCGTTTACGGGACTAACTGAAAGTTAGTTACGTTCAGAATACGGCTGAAGTTTCTGAAACAGGCCCGTGGAATAAATATACGGTACTGCTTGTTTGTGTTGTTAATGGTCAAGGtactaaaaagttttaatcaaGTTTAACTCTGGCCAGCATGACATATGATaataaaggaaattaaaaaataaaactagattTAAACAACAAAGTCTCGTTAAAGCAAACATTTCTAGAACAACAAAGTGGTTTCCCGGTGCACAATAGAAAAACTAAAGTTTTCCCTTATCTAGGTCGCAGTTAACGCCGTGCAGCAAAAACTCATGACGTAAAGTGGGAAGTTTACCGGCTTAAGTGATAAAACACGTTGAGGACATCCTAAAAAACATTCGAGAGGTATGATATCCTTGTTATTAATGTCTGTTAGGGTATCCTGTATCAAAAGTTGGGGCTGTCGAGAGTTCTTAGCGGCTTGATAAATGACTTCTACCACTTTTGTGAAAGTTGTTCGTGTATTTTTTCCTTCTATATCAGGAAGCTGAGTGTCACAGGCTGGGCAGGACGTGCCGCGACTGCCGATGATGTTACACCAACGTTCGTATCATCTCGACGGATTATACGGATCGCTTTAGGTTTTTTTACATGTACATTTTTCATATCGGAAAATTGTCTTTACTTTTTTAGTTCTAATAGTTTTATAATTGGTTGAGACTCTTTGCCCTGTGTAAAATAAAGGCTTCATATACTTTAGCAGGTATTGAGCCTTATGGATTGATGGATAAATAGTTTTCTCAATCAAATGTAGaatcatgccgtgtggttcccggcaccaatataaaaaagaataggaccactccaactctttcccatgaatgtcgtacaAGGCGCCTAAgagataggattataaacttgagattctacttttaggcgacgagctagcaacctgacactttATATGagtatcaattctatcactaagccaaatagctgaacgtggcctatcagtattttcaagactgttgactctgtctaccccgcaagggatatagacgtgattatatgtatgtatgtatgtaaatgtagaATCAAAAGAGGGTTTCCCTATTTCATGATGAATAAACACTACAATAGCCAAtagtaaatagttttatttgaagCGTTGTGTTAGTAGCAATCAAGGGACTACAAGAATTGTAAATAAGAtcttttatcaattattttttgcaaaaagGAGTATCTATCAATCATACAACAcatttacacatttttatatttaaaacctgGGTATGAACTAATTAATACGTAATCTATAGatcacaattaaaaaaatatattaaaataatagatttctaaagtaaataattacctaccataatgtacccgaaaccgccgagcttgcatgaagggagttataaatttggatgaagcgaaagaagtatgcagagttcgtggcaagtggaaagatgtagtatctatatccctccgggaaaaaggcgtggttttatatatgtatgtaataatataatgttgATGACACCACacagttttttatattataaaaaaataataattccaaTAAGACAGAATAGCATTCAAACTTATAATGCTGAAGTAAGCAATATTAAAACGTTTATCGAATAAGTAATTCAATGAATTTCTTAACTCAGTATCTCTGTATCTACCAGTAGCGGAATTATTCAGGATTTTATCCGGCCTATTAAGAATAACGACACAGCTCCATGCATAATTTAGAAACGGCGGAGTAATTAAAATGCACATTATTTTGCGCCTCCAAGCGTAGACTATTCTATTGTTATCTAAGATCAAACGCCAGAGAATATTTCTTGCGCGAATCCTCATTGGTTGGTGTTATCTTGGATATTAACGTATTGCTACCGTATATCATGGACTTCTCTGTCTTAGAACATAGGACATAGATTATTCGATGTTTTGAAACTGTTAAATACCTATGCTACATTGTACATTTAACATTATACTATAGACACATTTAGAactttatttactattatgctctgttttacataaaaaaataatagttaggCTTCGCACGCAGAATAAATATCATACTGGAGCTAATTTTCTAGGCAAAAGTCAGTATCTATATAAGCGCCATCTGTTGGCGAGTAGCATTTAAGTTATAGCAATACATTCACGTTCAATAAGTAAATTTTCCGAGGTGATCTTGTGTCACTTAGCAGTATTTCAACTATCTTCATTATAAAGttcatttcaatttcttgAATAAGCTACTATTATCATCATCCCTTTGGTGTTAGACCTGATTGCGTCTACGCCTCCTTCGAGAACCGACATGCGCCTACGCCTATAACCACGATCCCGGAGTTggtaaatcaggttttttCACCGCGACCTTTTAGCGGAACCTATTTcatattattcattcattcttataatcacatcccttgcggggttgacacaGCCAGAAATCTCGCAAGACTGCCAtgttacgttcagctgttatatTATTCGATATAGCagtcatattttatacatacatacatacataaaatcacgcctctttcccggaggggtaggcagagactacctctttccacttgcaacgatctctgcatacttccttcgcttcatccatatttataactctcttcatgcaagctcagcggtttcgggtacgtTTGAcctcatattttatattatattatttattattcgatTATAATTACACATCGAATTGCCTATATATGCATGAACGTTCGACTTGTTACGATTTTCTACCTTAAGTGTAGGGATGTcactaagtatattttacatCTTCTGCGTTACTTAGTGTTTGTCCGGTCGGTGGGTAGTTGCGTGCACTTCTATCTCTTCGGCATCTGCTCTAATCGGCACCTGCGGCCGTCCGATACAACCCTATTCGCCGGCGACAAGAACCGCGCGCGTGTTctattcaaattgaaaaacgCTTTTACACTACACGATGTTTTtggaattaacattatttgtgTGTTTTTGTGTCCACGACTGATATGATTcgggaaaatataaattaaggcgatgggctagcaaccaatcactatttgaatctcaattctatcattaagtcttatctgctgaacgtggtctgtcaGTCTGTCATGACTGGGAGCTCtgtccgcaagggatatagatccAATCCATCTATCCATCTTCGACATCTAAAAATAGATACAGGGATAGTAGtagtagtcgccttttacgacatccatgggaatgggatggagtggtccttttcgtttttattggtgccgggaaccacacggcatcattACATCATTACTATATCAccttgaaaaattttattcaatacattatttttgtataaacaaGTACCACCACATCGACAACTTAACAAACACCAATGGAAAGGCCTTTGAAActaaagaaaatgttaaaatttttgagataATTCTCAAGTTTCGGAACATTGTGTTATTCTTATCTAGAATTTTTTCTACTCAAACTATCGGATCGTATAAAGCTAAGTAAGCTCAAGGCGATCCCATAACACATTGGTATCGCAACTGACAGTAAAATAGACAAAGCTGGGTATAAGCCAAATCTATTCAAGTTAGATTACCATGCAGATAACAATAAcacttttattgttaataatagCTAGAAGTACCAcagaaatattattcatacTAATAAGTTGAAAGTCAGCAAGGTGTAGCTTTTAATCATTTATGAAATTCGCATTAAGTCTACTGCAGAATTTGGCTttccataaatatattttcactcCGACAAGTTGTCGCTCACTACCCACTTCGCTGTTTTCCTAATAGCAATGAAGGTAATGAGGAGAGATAGTATCTGGTATCACAAACTGATACCAGATACTACATGCTAGTTAAGAAATCTGCTTCCAAACTATGGTACTTGCAACGCCGTTTTTAACGCGCTGAAAAcaatcgctgtcccgttttacgtcCTTTTGTaaagcgaaacagcaatagtttttcgcgcgatatacGGCGTCGCGCGTTCTGTACTACGAGGGCTAGACATTGATATTTGTTTCATGCAGGATGATCATATTATtcgattttaattacaaaacaaattgcCAATTCTTTTTAGGTGGAAAATACGAGAAGGCAAGTCATGGTTTTATTTCTAACCGCTTACGTACATCGTACATGGTGTCTTTGTACACGATTCCAATTTCAAAGCTTCTGGCTCTTGTTTAGACATGTCCCCTTCCTGTCTAGACATTGTGTAGtctgtaaattaaaatgtacgacttgtttagtttttacaccaaatttcatttccAGGAACataaagaaatgaataatTGTGGTAAAGGTTTTTAGTTCTAAATCAtgattgttattatattactaattttaaacattcgcgatgaaattgaaatgaaattcgcattaaactttttataaataataatgtaaattaatgaatatactatttattaagaaattttaactttattttcagcTACAAAGATGACTGGACCGAGTTTGAAGAAGAATCAAGAAATGGCTTTATCTAGTATCAGGAGCTGAAAAGTCATCGTAACAACCAATGTTGTTTGTGTGAACCATAGAGATTGTggaatatctttaaaaataaaaattaataaacatttcgTTAAGATCttcaatcaaaattttacGGAAATCTAGGGCGCTTAATTATTGTTGAGCTTTATTAAGACATTCTTAAATATCTCCAACACATCAAAAAGAAGCctaaacagctaaacgtagaCTTTTACCCTTTGCGAGACTGATAGCTttgtccaccccgtaagggttatagacgtgtttatttgtatatatattttatttgagatCTTCACTAAAACAAGACAAATTAGGCCTCATACCAAAATCGCAGCATCGTCGCGTAGGAAATTAATGCATACGTAGGCATTGTAATTGAGTTCTCAAAGGGGATATTAGTTGAAGATTGCTCGTCAACCCTAGTTCTCGCTTCAATCGTTCCAAATAGTTCCAATAGTTCAATCCGAACGTTGATTAAACAGAATCGGTTCAGTAGGGCACTGGTGTTCGTGCATATGAATGTCATTCGAATGCTATTTTAAGACCGGCTTCGTAATGAGATAAGACAAGGGAATACGGAATTCAGATTTAGTTCTATAGAATTAGTTAGGAAACGTTAAATTCTTAAGGTTCAAATGTGTACTAATAGactgttgaaaataaaatctttaaagttcgcctgttttaggcgatgggctagcaaccggtcactatttgaatctcaattctatcattaagctaaacagccgaacgtggcctttcagtcttttcaagactgttggctctgtctaccccgcaagggatatagtaatatatacacacatacatacatataatcacgtctatatcccttgcgggatagacagagcctacagtcttttaaagactgataggccacgttcagctatttggctttaagataggattcaaatagtgacaggttgctagctcatcgcctaaaagaagaatcccaagtttataagcctaccccttagtcgccttttacgacatccatgggaaagagatggaatggtcctattcttttttgtattggtgccgggaaccacacggcacatatatggATGGATAGAATGGATATAGtaatgattatatatatgtatgtaggataaCAACAAGGATCGAATAACGCTTTTCAGATGAATCATTGCATAAAGTATACCAATAGTATAGGTACCAAGTGTACTCGTATAATACAAAATCTTGTGAAACATATCACACAAAATTCTCGAGAATCTTCTAAAACATTGGAATAATTTAACTTCGACGAAAGCAAAATTCGACGGTGTTTCCAAATCCTCAATTCATCAAaggtacaatttatttaatcatctCCCGTGAGTAATTAACGTAATATCTTTACTTTctgtttcaaaatattttgtatacaaTCATTTTACATTTCGTAAACTTTTTGCGCATCAAAGATTCTTGATTTATAAGACGAGAAgattaattcaatatttgaaatataatgtaaataaaaatttaacagaAGTATACtacaaatatacctacatatagacACTTCTATATATCTTTTAGAGagagcggggtagacagagctacaatcttgaaaacactgaaaggccacgttcatctttATGGTTTTACGATGGAACTGGGTCTCACTTAGTGACAAGGTTGGtaacctatcgcctacaaaagaaagtttataagcctgtttcttagtcgtcttttacgatatccactctaacatatttttagttttcattGTAAACATTTATTGTGAAATTGTTCCTTTTTTCATTCGCATTCAAATCAAACCTAACACAGAAACTGGCACTTATGTGGggatgattttttattttatcgctTTTAACACTATgttttactagaggccgcccgcgacttcatccacgtggaatcattcccgcggggactccgagataaaaagtctatatgttattttgggtcttcagctacctacatacctaccaaatttcatcgtaaacaaactttcgcatttataatattagtaggatgaaaTATACTTGGCTTTATCTATTTAGCTGCTTTTTCGCAGcacgatttttaaatttaatgatggaaaGACTAGTATTATTTGGCTATATCTTTACTTTCTGCAATAAAGATGAGACACTAGGGGACATTGTGAAGTCAATGCCACAGTTCtgttctttctttatttcctTGGCTTGAATTTGGCGTAAACTCTTATGATCGAgttcaaaattttcatactGTTAATAATACGGTATCATTTGCTGTTTTATTAACACGTGCTCCCAGAATTAAGTCGACAGATTTTTCTTCATACTTGATtgtgaaaagaattttatttatcgattttattgtaatacttttttaaagttttgcaATAGGCTAGCCGTTCGATACTTATGCAAATGAATAAACTCCTCTTTTTCTTCATTCATTCCTATCACTTACATAACGTTGAAAACACTAGATGACTCTTAATGTTTGTCATTAATcgtattgttaaaaaataatttttcattaacaTTACGAAATTGCAAAACAAAACTTGCAGTCTGTATCATTTTAACGTTCTAGTCATTATTTGCACGGAATTTTCACTGATACCGTATTTGAGTTGTCGCAGGTATTTGTACTTAATTATGGTAATGGACTGCAGTGTCAACAACAGGTTTCAATTCAGACTCCCGCGTCTTGTTTGCGCTCCAAATTTCGGTTTGTGGGACGAAATAATTTTGTCTACTGAGAGTTATTTGCGAACTGGATGCCCGCCTCTGAATAgtcgtttaattttaatcatagtGCCACGATTTTAGTGCGATTACACTAAAAGCTGTGTCATTTGGTGATGGATCTAGTAATTGAAGTTTAGATTGCCTGACACATTAATggagaaaataaagttttactaGTTTTGTGTTCGGCAAATCCATCCTAATACTCGTGTTATAtatgtgaaagtttgtttgtgtgtccgtcttttatgttaaaaccactgaaccgatgaTAATTTGGATACAtagaataaaaagaagaagagtaggtatataaataatataaataaatataaacaggacaaattacacagattgagttagcctcgaagtaagttcgagacttgtgttacgagatactaactcaactattctatattttataacaaatacttatatagatagacatccagaacccaggccaatcagaaaaagttattttctcatcatgccctggccgggattcgaacctgggacctccgatgtcacagacaagcgtactacctaAGTTTGAATATAGTGAAGGTTATATATGGTACTTATCACGCGggagcaaaagctagtattcacattcatacattaaattacgcgtctttcctggaggggtggGAAGAGTACTTGCCATGATcattgcatacttttttccGCTTTATCCCCATTATTCCTCTTCACGCAAGGTAATCAGttaaattaaactatttacaaaatgCATCTTTTAGTCTTCCCAATCACAAAACAGTGCAAAATATTTCCtcgttaaaaatttaattatcagCAGTAGGACATGGTTCGcgtttaaaacattttctacTCTGCGACGTTTGAGCGTTGTACAATGGAAGCAAAGAAAAATTGATTGTGATGAATGTGCTCGGCGTTCTATGGTGAAATACTGGCCAACCTTTTGGCTGTGAGTTAGTATTGATGAGGGATTTTGACAGCATCAAAATATGGGGCCGTCTAAGAGTAATTGTTTACTTTTTGAGGCCCGAGGGTGTTactatgaaattgaaaaatttgttaGTGCTACAgcgttattttctttaattttgttgCTCTAGTTCGTGCGAGTTATTTTACGGGTTAACGTTTGTGTATGTGttcaattttgtaatttgaatCATGTCAATTAgttcattcattaaaaatattgtttttttttttaattttatgagcTGTGCGACTGCGGAATGTAAATCTGAAGAGACAACTTGGAATATCGTAGATGTCGACTACAGCATTCGATGTACCCCTCAATAAAGTAACTTCAACCCTTTTTCAGTAAACACgtcaaacatattttagtCGTTTCtagttaaatgaaaaaatgccGGCGCGCTATTTCAGTGCCATTTCATCGGAATAGTGACGTGGTCGCCGCCTGCCTGTGACCTATGAAACAGATTGCAAACTAAATAACTCTGCTGTGAAACCTTTGTCCTATTCCCTGCGATATTTCAAAGCCacttatt
Above is a window of Amyelois transitella isolate CPQ chromosome 8, ilAmyTran1.1, whole genome shotgun sequence DNA encoding:
- the LOC106139400 gene encoding toll-like receptor 7 encodes the protein MFQLLTLLLVTLGVNAAYAPKGVDNCNHLPKDDEGGTLCRVRTLDADGSSLASAPSETTKRLIVECNQLLLFESYLEANYFQRFPSLAELVLQNCKLLRIPGNAFEGLRELKKLSIRSKNNDWSPNKNLELSLGTFNGLRELQTLDLGNNNLKAIPSDVFCPLDNLQVLNVTQNRLRSVDRLGFGKACGSGLRSLDLSHNELKSLTEESEITGLRRLQELKLQHNNISDISGETFNGLISLRILNISYNNLQFIPEGTFASTKELREVYLNNNLLFELARGVFHRLEQLLVLDLSNNQLSSAHIDGGTFIGLIRLVILNLSNNALTRIDGKTFKDLFFLQILDLRNNSIGYIEENTFLPLYNLHTLNLAENRLHTIDEFLFNGLFVLSKLNLNNNLLINIDPRAFKNCSDLKELDLSSNQLTDVPSAIWELSLLKTLDLGENQISDIKNGSFRNLDQLTGLRLIDNQIGNLSVGMFWDLPSLQVLNLAKNKIQAIERGSFQRNKQLEAIRLDGNFVSDINGVFSTLLSLLWLNLSENHLVWFDYAFVPSNLKWLDVHGNFIEHLGNYYKLQDEIHIKTLDVSHNRIVEITPFAIPNSVELLFINNNHINNIGVNTFMEKRNLTRVDIYANEISHLDINSLRLSPVPSNKSLPEFYIGGNPFNCDCSMEWLPLINNMTAMRQHPRIMDLENVLCKMTHTRGVTHIPLSNLKSTDFLCTYETHCFTLCHCCDYVACDCQMTCPNNCSCYHDPTWHTNVVDCSSQRAIEIPEKIPMDATEVYLDGNDFKELQNYAFIGRKNMRSLYVNSSEVENIQNRTFAGLSSLIILHLGNNKLKHLNGYEFEHLTQLNELYLQDNFISHIGNSTFSTLYSLKILRIDGNRLIDFSVWNLNNNLKLNALSLGNNMWSCKCRYLQRFTAFISENVHKILDVSDVWCWNTDSQLPQKKELNLNGTICSDYYAGDSVIDNMLVSNYMPMMVTTVTGFMLIMLVILVMFLFRDTIRLWMYTSCGIRLFPFTGAYDDTDKLYDAYVCYSPKDDDFVIQTLAAELENGSPSYHLCLHYRDIPQHGGAYMQCTVPLQEAAEASKRIILILTRNFIETEWSRFEFRQALHELLKTRIYTLVIIEENSVLPEAECDPDLRPYLKTSSRVRLGHNKFWEKLRYVMPDRKYKAASSYRNNINSYTMRSGMQNGTIRSFSFTDKMRGSADGVSSVPEFLEERRQQVQNASYGPDGRPPSDHIYSSIDSDYSSLELGGNNPNRRREFRHWPPPPPLIDTQSSGQAYLV